From the Bubalus kerabau isolate K-KA32 ecotype Philippines breed swamp buffalo chromosome 2, PCC_UOA_SB_1v2, whole genome shotgun sequence genome, one window contains:
- the GPR15 gene encoding G-protein coupled receptor 15, whose product MDPVMDPEATTVYLEYLFVTSHNPEIEETHSHVPYTSVFLPVFYTAVFLIGVSGNLILMSALHFKRGSRRLIDIFIINLAASDFIFVITLPLWVDKEASLGLWRTGSFLCKGSSYVISVNMHCNVFLLTCMSVDRYLAIVCPAISRKVRRRDCAYAVCASVWFVSCLLGLPTLLSRELTPIDGKPYCAEERATPIKLTWALVALIFTFFAPLVSIVSCYCCITRKLCVHYQQSGKHNKKLRKSIKIIFIVVAAFVLSWLPFNTFKLLAIVSGLQQELYLSSAFLQRGMEVCGPLAFANSCVNPFIYYIFDGYIRRAIVRCLCPCLKNYDFGSSTETSDLTKALSNFIHAEDFARKRKRSVSL is encoded by the coding sequence ATGGACCCAGTGATGGACCCAGAAGCAACCACGGTTTATTTGGAATATCTCTTTGTTACAAGTCACAATCCTGAAATTGAAGAGACCCACTCCCATGTTCCTTATACATCAGTCTTCCTTCCGGTCTTCTACACAGCTGTGTTCCTGATTGGAGTGTCTGGGAACCTCATTCTCATGAGTGCACTGCATTTCAAACGGGGCAGCAGAAGACTGATTGACATCTTTATCATCAACCTGGCTGCCTCCGACTTCATCTTCGTCATCACTTTGCCTCTCTGGGTGGATAAAGAAGCATCTCTGGGACTGTGGAGGACAGGCTCTTTCCTATGCAAAGGAAGCTCCTACGTGATCTCAGTCAACATGCACTGCAATGTCTTCTTGCTCACCTGTATGAGTGTGGACCGCTACCTGGCCATCGTGTGTCCGGCCATATCCAGGAAAGTCAGGAGGAGAGACTGTGCCTATGCAGTCTGTGCCAGTGTCTGGTTTGTCTCCTGCCTTCTGGGGTTGCCTACCCTTCTGTCCAGGGAGCTTACCCCGATTGATGGTAAACCATACTGTGCAGAGGAGAGGGCCACTCCCATCAAACTGACTTGGGCCCTGGTGgccttaatttttacattttttgcgCCTTTGGTGAGCATTGTGTCCTGCTACTGTTGCATCACAAGGAAGCTGTGTGTCCATTACCAGCAGTCGGGAAAGCATAACAAAAAGCTGAGGAAATCCATAAAGATCATCTTTATCGTTGTGGCAGCCTTTGTTCTCTCCTGGCTGCCCTTCAATACTTTCAAGCTCCTGGCTATTGTCTCTGGGTTGCAGCAAGAGCTCTACCTGTCCTCAGCTTTTCTCCAGCGGGGGATGGAGGTGTGCGGGCCCCTGGCATTTGCCAACAGCTGCGTCAACCCCTTCATTTACTATATCTTTGACGGCTACATCCGCCGGGCCATCGTGCGCTGCTTGTGcccttgcctgaagaactatgactTTGGGAGCAGCACCGAGACATCAGACCTCACGAAAGCTCTCTCCAACTTTATTCACGCAGAGGATTTtgccagaaagaggaagaggtctGTGTCACTCTGA